Proteins encoded together in one Lachnospiraceae bacterium JLR.KK008 window:
- a CDS encoding HD domain-containing protein, which produces MEAEMTKCGDLIKKNGIDILNSKHHKQTRQDIQHGNMSVRQHEINVARYSLLISEKLGITCNRRALVRGALLHDFFRYDWHDREHSNLLRLHGLYHPGIALKNAEQEFELSDVEKEIIRKHMWPLTVVPPLCREAWIVSAADKYCSLMETIRLHRKNDRKNSRKHQAR; this is translated from the coding sequence ATGGAGGCAGAGATGACGAAGTGCGGCGATTTGATCAAGAAAAATGGCATCGATATTTTGAATTCTAAACATCACAAACAGACAAGGCAGGATATTCAGCATGGGAACATGTCAGTCAGACAACATGAAATTAATGTGGCGAGGTACAGTCTGCTGATCAGTGAGAAACTGGGGATCACCTGCAACAGACGTGCGCTTGTGCGTGGCGCGCTGCTCCACGATTTTTTCCGTTATGACTGGCATGACCGGGAGCACAGTAATCTGCTGCGGCTTCATGGACTGTATCATCCGGGCATAGCCCTGAAAAATGCAGAACAGGAATTTGAGCTGTCCGATGTGGAAAAAGAAATTATCAGAAAGCATATGTGGCCGTTGACGGTAGTCCCTCCATTATGCAGGGAAGCATGGATCGTATCGGCGGCAGATAAATATTGTTCGTTGATGGAGACGATACGCTTACACAGGAAAAATGACAGAAAAAACAGCAGAAAACACCAGGCAAGATAA
- a CDS encoding aminotransferase class V-fold PLP-dependent enzyme: MTEKTAENTRQDKSRHLYEKLRQLKNSSVYPCHMPGHKRNMTNYPMREYYGLDITEIDGFDNLHNPQGILKETMTRAGSLYGAETYLLVNGSTGGILSAVSAAVRRGDMLLMARNSHRAAYHAIYLNDCKVKYIFPSFLEAYGICGDVSAQQVDKMLTENPQVRAVLLTSPTYDGVVSDVKAIAACAHRRGIPVIVDAAHGAHFLLDGFPASAVDCGADLVIHSIHKTLPALTQTALVHVQGNLIDRERLRWLLTVYQTSSPSYLLLAGIEQCISILEEEGSALSRQFFENNKLFEQNIQNLKYLRVFGVNMRNTPAAERAWNMSCNRELFDFDVGKKVISARGSGMSGQALYHKLLEKYGIQMEMAGQDYVTAIMTVMDRREGFLRLADALADIDSRMGAVSPVSCTDRAKRMNVPQTVFEIGAALEMERETKRLEDCEGEVAAQFIQIYPPGIPLIVPGERFTGEIIDLLLEYRQQGFQIEGMREQAKKADVVRKEIYAQDENYLYDRAGM, encoded by the coding sequence ATGACAGAAAAAACAGCAGAAAACACCAGGCAAGATAAATCGAGGCATTTGTATGAAAAATTAAGACAGCTTAAAAATTCATCTGTATACCCTTGCCATATGCCGGGGCATAAACGAAATATGACAAACTATCCCATGAGGGAATACTATGGACTCGATATTACAGAGATTGATGGGTTTGATAATCTGCACAATCCACAGGGGATTCTGAAAGAAACGATGACACGGGCGGGCAGTTTATATGGAGCGGAGACATATCTGCTCGTCAATGGCAGTACCGGTGGGATACTGAGCGCTGTCTCTGCTGCAGTCCGCAGAGGCGATATGTTGCTGATGGCGAGAAACAGTCACAGAGCGGCTTATCATGCCATATATTTAAACGATTGTAAAGTAAAGTATATTTTTCCGTCTTTTTTGGAAGCATATGGAATATGTGGGGATGTTTCGGCCCAGCAGGTAGATAAGATGCTGACGGAAAATCCACAGGTCAGGGCTGTCTTGCTCACATCGCCGACATATGACGGAGTCGTGTCCGATGTAAAAGCAATCGCAGCATGTGCGCACAGACGAGGGATACCCGTAATCGTGGATGCGGCGCATGGTGCACACTTTCTGCTGGATGGGTTTCCGGCCAGCGCGGTGGACTGCGGGGCAGATCTGGTCATTCACAGCATTCATAAGACATTACCGGCATTGACACAGACGGCGCTCGTGCATGTGCAGGGAAATCTGATTGACAGGGAAAGACTTCGGTGGCTTTTAACGGTCTATCAGACGAGCAGTCCGTCTTATCTTTTGCTGGCAGGAATTGAACAGTGTATTTCCATTCTGGAAGAAGAAGGGAGTGCTCTGTCCAGACAATTTTTTGAAAATAATAAATTATTTGAACAAAATATACAAAACCTTAAATATCTGCGGGTCTTTGGTGTAAATATGAGAAACACTCCGGCTGCAGAAAGAGCTTGGAATATGAGTTGTAATAGAGAGTTATTTGATTTCGACGTGGGAAAAAAAGTAATTTCCGCAAGAGGGAGCGGCATGTCGGGTCAGGCTTTGTACCATAAGCTTCTGGAAAAATATGGAATCCAGATGGAGATGGCGGGTCAGGATTATGTGACAGCTATTATGACGGTGATGGACCGCAGAGAGGGATTTTTGCGGCTGGCGGATGCGCTGGCTGATATTGACAGCCGTATGGGTGCGGTATCACCGGTTTCCTGTACGGACCGGGCAAAGCGGATGAACGTGCCGCAGACTGTATTTGAGATTGGCGCTGCTCTGGAAATGGAGCGGGAGACAAAGCGGCTTGAAGATTGTGAGGGCGAAGTGGCGGCGCAGTTTATTCAGATCTACCCGCCAGGCATACCACTGATTGTCCCAGGGGAGCGGTTTACAGGAGAGATCATCGATCTGCTGCTTGAGTACAGGCAGCAGGGGTTTCAAATAGAAGGCATGAGAGAACAGGCAAAAAAAGCAGATGTGGTCAGAAAGGAGATCTATGCGCAAGACGAAAATTATTTGTACGATAGGGCCGGCATGTGA
- the pyk gene encoding pyruvate kinase yields MRKTKIICTIGPACESEEKMRELIKAGMNVARFNFSHGTHEEHKVKFGRIIKVSGELGMPVATLLDTKGPEIRLRDFKGGKVQLTAGQEFILTTEEIDGDEKRASITYKNLKNDVQAGSVVLIDDGKIEMEVKEINGEDIICVVKNGGAVSNHKGINVPGTELSMPYISDVDREDILFGIQMGFDFIAASFVRTKEDILEIRKILEENKSPIKIIAKIESLQGIRNLEGILSVSDGIMVARGDMGVELPLEEVPIIQKKMIKMAVASGKHVITATQMLESMIQNPRPTRAETNDVANAIYDGSTAIMLSGESAAGKYPAEAVETMARIAERTEEVIDYNGRMLRKTPRNLEDVTTAISYATCTTAMHLNAEAIITVTMSGFTAGMVSRYKPNCQIIACSVNPRVCRQMALLWGVTPILMEKEDNTKDLFDEAIHLAKKQELIHNGNTVVLTAGVPLGESGKTNMIQVLEA; encoded by the coding sequence ATGCGCAAGACGAAAATTATTTGTACGATAGGGCCGGCATGTGAGAGTGAAGAGAAGATGCGGGAACTGATAAAAGCGGGAATGAACGTGGCAAGGTTTAATTTTTCCCACGGAACCCATGAAGAACATAAAGTCAAATTTGGCAGGATCATAAAAGTCAGCGGGGAACTGGGGATGCCGGTTGCCACTTTACTTGATACAAAAGGACCAGAAATCCGTCTGCGTGATTTTAAGGGTGGGAAAGTACAGCTCACTGCGGGACAGGAGTTTATTCTGACGACAGAGGAGATAGACGGAGACGAGAAAAGAGCGTCTATTACTTATAAAAATCTCAAAAACGACGTACAGGCAGGCTCTGTCGTGTTGATTGATGACGGAAAGATTGAGATGGAAGTCAAAGAGATCAACGGTGAGGACATTATATGCGTCGTCAAGAACGGCGGAGCAGTCTCCAACCATAAAGGGATCAATGTGCCGGGCACGGAATTGTCGATGCCATATATCAGTGACGTGGACAGGGAAGATATTTTATTCGGGATACAGATGGGCTTTGACTTTATTGCCGCTTCTTTTGTGCGGACAAAAGAAGATATTCTGGAGATCCGAAAGATTCTGGAAGAAAACAAAAGTCCGATCAAGATCATCGCAAAGATCGAAAGTCTGCAGGGGATTCGCAATCTGGAAGGGATTCTCTCTGTCTCCGACGGAATCATGGTGGCAAGAGGCGACATGGGTGTGGAACTTCCACTGGAGGAAGTGCCGATTATACAGAAAAAGATGATTAAAATGGCGGTAGCGTCAGGGAAACATGTCATTACGGCGACGCAAATGTTGGAGTCCATGATACAAAACCCGCGCCCGACGAGAGCGGAGACGAACGATGTGGCCAATGCGATCTATGATGGTTCTACGGCGATCATGCTTTCAGGTGAAAGCGCTGCGGGAAAATATCCGGCAGAGGCCGTGGAGACGATGGCGAGAATCGCGGAGCGAACGGAAGAAGTGATCGACTATAATGGCAGAATGTTACGCAAAACACCGAGAAATCTCGAAGATGTGACAACAGCGATCTCTTACGCGACCTGTACGACAGCAATGCACCTGAATGCGGAAGCAATCATTACTGTGACGATGTCAGGATTTACGGCGGGAATGGTCTCCCGATATAAGCCGAATTGTCAGATTATTGCCTGCAGCGTAAATCCGCGGGTATGCAGGCAGATGGCGCTTTTATGGGGCGTAACGCCTATACTGATGGAGAAGGAAGATAATACAAAAGATCTGTTTGACGAGGCGATTCATCTTGCGAAAAAGCAGGAACTCATTCATAATGGTAATACGGTAGTATTGACGGCGGGAGTTCCGCTCGGGGAATCCGGAAAGACCAATATGATACAGGTGCTGGAAGCGTAG
- a CDS encoding guanylate kinase: MGKIFYIMGKSSTGKDTIYKRLLEHPGNTLRTIVMYTTRPIREDERDGVEYFFVDEKRQNELSAAGKIIELRSYHTFHGIWSYFTVKDDQIDLEHNDYLMIGTLESYMMTRTYFGRESLVPIMIELDDGVRLQRALDREKLQKPPRYQELCRRYLADEEDFSEEKIAAVEIEKRFYNDDLERCLTEILSYIEKRR; encoded by the coding sequence ATGGGCAAGATCTTTTATATCATGGGGAAAAGCTCCACTGGCAAGGATACGATTTATAAACGGCTTCTGGAGCATCCGGGCAACACGCTGCGTACGATTGTTATGTACACGACCCGGCCGATTCGCGAGGATGAGCGGGATGGTGTGGAATACTTTTTTGTAGATGAGAAGAGGCAGAATGAGCTGTCGGCAGCAGGAAAGATCATTGAACTGCGATCCTATCATACGTTTCATGGAATATGGAGCTATTTTACCGTAAAGGACGATCAGATTGATCTGGAGCACAATGACTATCTGATGATTGGTACATTGGAGTCTTATATGATGACACGGACATATTTTGGCAGGGAAAGCCTTGTTCCGATCATGATAGAATTAGACGACGGGGTACGGCTGCAGCGGGCGCTTGACAGAGAGAAGCTCCAGAAGCCGCCCCGCTATCAGGAGCTTTGCAGACGGTATCTGGCGGATGAGGAAGATTTTTCAGAGGAAAAGATAGCCGCAGTGGAAATAGAGAAGCGTTTTTATAATGATGACCTGGAGAGATGTCTTACGGAGATTCTCTCCTACATAGAAAAGCGGAGGTAG
- a CDS encoding YaaR family protein, which yields MDMKVNSLSQPAPVEQVQQPQESDGTFKFTLTSRIEEAGLQERLNTMMQEITMQGNKIAKHMDVRDMKRYRGMIKSFMNEVVSRSHSFSRENFLDRRGRHRVYGIIRLVDETLDELAQELVKDEKDHIAILGKIGEIRGLLLDIFT from the coding sequence ATGGATATGAAAGTCAATTCACTGTCTCAGCCCGCACCGGTAGAGCAGGTACAGCAGCCGCAGGAGAGCGACGGAACATTTAAGTTTACTTTGACGAGCCGCATTGAGGAGGCCGGACTTCAGGAACGACTCAATACGATGATGCAGGAGATCACGATGCAGGGCAATAAAATTGCCAAGCATATGGATGTGCGGGATATGAAGCGTTACCGCGGTATGATCAAGAGTTTTATGAATGAAGTTGTAAGCCGTTCGCACTCGTTTTCCAGAGAAAATTTTCTGGATCGACGAGGCAGGCACAGGGTATACGGGATTATCCGGCTTGTAGATGAAACGCTGGATGAACTGGCACAGGAATTAGTAAAGGACGAGAAGGATCATATCGCGATTCTCGGCAAGATCGGGGAGATCAGGGGTCTGCTGCTGGATATATTTACATAA
- a CDS encoding DNA polymerase III subunit — MAKFSDIIGQEQLKEHLQNAIRANKVSHAYIINGERCAGKEFIAGIFAMALQCEKEEAEPCQECHSCRQAMSKSQPDIIRIVHEKPNTIGVEDIRKQITGDMGIKPYSSPRKIYIINEGEKMTIQAQNALLKTLEEPPEYGVILILTANVNMLLPTIVSRCVVLHMRPVEDRLVKKYLMEDLHIPDYKADICVAFARGNIGRAKLLASNEEFDNIREEAVTLMKYIGEMEINEIAAAIKKISEYKLEINDYLDIISIWYRDVLLFKATNDANHLIFKEEIQFIKKAAGKSDYEGIETILKALERAKSRLSANVGFDLTMELLLMTIKEN; from the coding sequence GTGGCAAAATTTTCGGATATTATCGGACAGGAGCAGTTAAAAGAGCATTTACAAAATGCGATCAGGGCAAATAAAGTGTCCCACGCCTATATTATCAATGGGGAGAGATGCGCCGGGAAAGAATTTATCGCGGGCATTTTCGCGATGGCGCTTCAATGTGAAAAGGAAGAAGCGGAGCCCTGCCAGGAATGTCATTCGTGCAGACAGGCAATGTCGAAAAGTCAGCCGGATATTATAAGAATCGTACATGAGAAGCCAAACACGATCGGCGTGGAAGACATCAGGAAGCAGATCACCGGCGATATGGGAATCAAGCCCTATAGCAGTCCACGGAAGATCTATATTATCAATGAAGGCGAGAAGATGACTATACAGGCACAGAATGCGCTGCTCAAGACATTGGAGGAGCCGCCGGAATATGGGGTGATACTGATTCTGACCGCCAATGTAAACATGTTGCTTCCCACGATCGTGAGCCGCTGTGTCGTCCTGCATATGAGGCCGGTCGAGGACAGGCTTGTAAAAAAGTACCTTATGGAAGACTTACATATTCCGGACTACAAAGCCGACATATGTGTCGCTTTTGCCAGAGGTAATATCGGCAGAGCGAAGCTGCTTGCCAGCAACGAGGAATTTGACAATATCCGGGAGGAAGCCGTCACGCTGATGAAATATATCGGGGAGATGGAGATCAATGAGATCGCGGCTGCGATCAAAAAGATAAGCGAGTACAAACTGGAAATCAATGATTATCTGGACATCATATCGATTTGGTACCGGGATGTCCTGTTATTCAAAGCGACGAATGATGCTAATCATCTGATATTCAAAGAAGAAATACAGTTTATTAAAAAAGCAGCAGGGAAAAGTGATTACGAGGGCATTGAGACGATACTGAAAGCTCTGGAAAGGGCAAAGAGCCGTCTGAGCGCCAATGTTGGCTTTGACCTGACGATGGAGCTTCTGCTGATGACGATAAAAGAAAACTGA
- a CDS encoding stage 0 sporulation family protein, translating to MIKVIGVRFRTAGKIYYFDPAKFQIKKGDYVIVETARGVEFGTVVSNIKEVEDDKVIQPLKPVLRIANERDLEQEQGNKVKEKEAFQICLEKIKKHNLEMKLIDAEYTFDNNKVLFYFTADGRIDFRELVKDLASVFKTRIELRQIGVRDETKIIGGMGICGRTLCCHAHLSEFVPVSIKMAKEQNLSLNPTKISGVCGRLMCCLKHEEETYEELNRKLPNIGDYVTTDDGLKGEVSSVNVLRQLVKVLVTVDDEKEIREYKVEQLKFRRRHNKRNKIEVDAELKELEKLEKQEGTSKLDDN from the coding sequence ATGATAAAAGTAATAGGAGTCAGATTTCGCACGGCGGGTAAAATTTACTATTTCGATCCGGCGAAATTCCAGATTAAAAAAGGCGATTATGTCATTGTAGAGACTGCCCGTGGGGTAGAGTTTGGCACGGTCGTCAGCAATATTAAGGAAGTAGAAGACGACAAAGTCATTCAACCGTTAAAACCGGTGCTGCGAATTGCCAATGAAAGAGATCTGGAGCAGGAGCAGGGGAATAAAGTAAAAGAAAAGGAAGCCTTTCAGATCTGTCTGGAGAAAATTAAAAAGCACAACCTGGAGATGAAGCTGATCGACGCGGAATATACGTTTGACAATAACAAAGTATTGTTTTACTTTACCGCAGACGGACGGATTGACTTCCGGGAACTTGTCAAGGATCTGGCATCCGTATTTAAGACAAGGATCGAGCTGCGGCAGATCGGAGTCAGAGATGAGACGAAGATCATCGGCGGTATGGGCATCTGTGGGAGGACTCTCTGTTGTCATGCGCATCTGTCCGAATTTGTACCTGTTTCCATCAAAATGGCCAAGGAACAGAATCTCTCACTCAATCCGACGAAAATATCCGGTGTCTGTGGCAGACTGATGTGCTGTCTCAAACATGAGGAAGAGACTTATGAGGAGCTGAACAGGAAACTGCCCAATATCGGAGACTATGTGACGACAGACGACGGGCTCAAGGGCGAGGTATCCAGTGTCAATGTACTGCGGCAGCTCGTGAAGGTGCTTGTAACGGTGGATGATGAGAAAGAGATCCGCGAATATAAAGTGGAGCAGTTAAAATTCCGCAGACGGCACAATAAGCGCAACAAAATAGAAGTGGATGCGGAGTTGAAAGAACTGGAGAAGCTGGAAAAACAGGAAGGAACATCAAAACTGGATGACAACTGA
- a CDS encoding tRNA1(Val) (adenine(37)-N6)-methyltransferase, producing MTTELKAGERLDDLQRNNLQIIQNPHQFCFGMDAVLLSGYVKAGCEDRVLDLGTGTGIIPILLSAKTQAQHLTGLEIQDESVDMARRSVRLNGLEARIKIVHGDIKEASSIFGAASYDVVTCNPPYMIRQHGLQNADGPKAIARHEILCTFEDVAREAAKVLKPGGKFYLVHRPFRLAEIVSTLIAHKLEPKRLRLVYPFVDKEPNMLLLEAIRGGNSRMTVERPLIIYSEPGVYTPEIYERYGY from the coding sequence ATGACAACTGAGTTAAAGGCGGGAGAACGTCTGGACGATCTGCAGAGAAATAATCTGCAGATCATTCAAAATCCGCATCAATTCTGTTTTGGCATGGATGCGGTACTTCTGTCCGGTTATGTGAAAGCCGGTTGCGAAGACCGGGTGCTGGACCTTGGTACGGGCACGGGTATTATACCGATCCTGTTATCGGCAAAGACACAGGCACAGCATCTGACAGGTCTGGAGATCCAGGATGAGAGTGTGGATATGGCGAGACGGAGTGTGCGGCTGAATGGTCTGGAAGCAAGGATCAAGATCGTACATGGAGACATCAAAGAGGCTTCGTCTATATTTGGGGCTGCTTCCTATGATGTGGTTACATGCAATCCGCCTTATATGATCCGTCAGCACGGCCTGCAAAACGCGGATGGTCCGAAAGCGATCGCCAGGCATGAGATTCTGTGTACCTTTGAAGACGTGGCGCGGGAGGCGGCGAAAGTGCTGAAGCCGGGAGGCAAATTTTATCTGGTACACAGGCCATTCCGGCTGGCGGAGATTGTCTCTACACTGATCGCCCATAAACTGGAACCGAAACGGCTCCGGCTTGTCTATCCGTTTGTGGACAAAGAGCCCAATATGCTGCTGCTTGAGGCGATCCGGGGAGGAAATTCCCGGATGACGGTGGAGAGACCGCTGATCATCTACAGCGAACCGGGGGTATATACGCCGGAAATATATGAGAGATACGGATATTAA
- the rsmI gene encoding 16S rRNA (cytidine(1402)-2'-O)-methyltransferase translates to MCGKLLLCATPIGNLQDMTPRVIEALEGADLIAAEDTRNSVKLLNHFHIATPMTSYHEYNKIEKGRYLIGCMKDGKTVALITDAGTPAISDPGELLVRMCQEEQIPVTSLPGPAACITALTLSGLSTRRFCFEGFLPSDKKEKRQILEELREEARTIIIYEAPHRLVRTLGELLETLGQRRLTLCRELTKKFETVIPTTLEEALSLYETQEPRGEYVLVLEGKSRTERERESREGWQQVTLEDHMRLYEEKGVDRKEAMKLVAADRGISRREVYRYFVDHKNS, encoded by the coding sequence ATGTGCGGAAAGTTATTGCTGTGCGCGACACCGATCGGCAACTTACAGGATATGACGCCGAGGGTCATCGAAGCGCTTGAAGGGGCGGATCTGATCGCGGCGGAGGACACACGCAACAGTGTGAAGCTGCTCAATCATTTTCACATTGCGACGCCGATGACAAGCTATCATGAATACAATAAAATAGAAAAAGGACGTTATCTGATCGGGTGTATGAAGGACGGCAAGACGGTAGCGCTGATCACAGACGCAGGTACCCCTGCCATCTCAGACCCGGGGGAGCTGCTGGTACGGATGTGCCAGGAGGAACAGATACCGGTCACATCTCTGCCGGGGCCGGCGGCCTGTATCACGGCGCTCACGTTATCGGGCCTGTCTACGAGAAGGTTTTGCTTTGAAGGATTTCTTCCGTCCGACAAAAAAGAAAAAAGGCAGATATTGGAAGAGCTTCGGGAGGAGGCCAGAACGATCATTATTTATGAGGCGCCGCACCGTCTCGTGCGAACGCTCGGAGAACTGCTGGAGACGCTCGGACAGAGACGGCTGACATTGTGCAGAGAATTAACCAAAAAGTTCGAGACAGTCATTCCCACGACGTTGGAAGAAGCGCTCTCTTTGTATGAAACACAGGAGCCACGGGGAGAATATGTGCTGGTACTGGAAGGAAAGAGCCGCACGGAACGGGAGCGGGAGAGCAGAGAGGGCTGGCAGCAGGTTACGCTGGAGGATCATATGAGACTCTATGAAGAAAAAGGTGTTGACCGCAAAGAGGCGATGAAGCTGGTAGCGGCGGACCGGGGAATTTCCAGAAGAGAAGTGTACCGATATTTTGTCGATCATAAAAATAGTTGA
- the acpP gene encoding acyl carrier protein produces the protein MLERVKEIIQEQLNLDGVEITEESSFKDDLGADSLDLFELVMAFEEEYGIEIPSEDLEQITTVGAVIEYMKSKGVEA, from the coding sequence ATGTTAGAAAGAGTAAAAGAAATCATTCAGGAACAGTTAAATTTGGACGGAGTTGAGATTACTGAAGAATCTTCTTTTAAAGACGATCTGGGCGCAGACTCTCTTGATCTGTTTGAGCTTGTGATGGCGTTTGAGGAAGAGTATGGAATCGAGATCCCTTCCGAAGACCTGGAGCAGATCACTACAGTTGGTGCTGTCATTGAATATATGAAGAGTAAGGGCGTTGAAGCATAA
- the fabK gene encoding enoyl-[acyl-carrier-protein] reductase FabK, giving the protein MKTRVTELLGIEYPIIQGGMAWVAEHNLAAAVSEAGGLGLIGAGGAPADFIRDQIRQVRAVTNKPVGVNLMLMNPEADAIAQIIVDEGVEVVTTGAGNPGKYMSMWKEAGVKVIPVVASVAMAKMMARGGADAVVAEGMESGGHIGSATTMTLVPQVVDAVSIPVIAAGGIADGRGFAAAMMLGAEAVQMGTRFVVAKESIVHENYKKKLIGAKDIDSEVTGMSHGHPVRQLRNNMTREYLKLEKSGASFEDLEKLTLGSLRKAVVEGDTVNGTLMAGQIAGLVKKEQTCSEMIREIMAEAEKLLTR; this is encoded by the coding sequence ATGAAAACAAGGGTAACAGAATTACTGGGAATCGAATATCCCATTATCCAGGGCGGAATGGCATGGGTAGCGGAACATAATCTGGCAGCCGCTGTGTCGGAAGCCGGAGGATTGGGACTGATCGGCGCCGGTGGGGCGCCGGCAGACTTTATCAGAGATCAGATCCGACAGGTGAGAGCGGTTACGAACAAACCGGTTGGTGTGAATCTGATGTTGATGAATCCGGAGGCGGATGCGATCGCACAGATTATCGTGGATGAAGGTGTGGAAGTCGTCACGACTGGCGCAGGCAATCCGGGAAAATATATGTCCATGTGGAAAGAGGCCGGGGTAAAAGTCATTCCCGTAGTGGCCAGTGTGGCGATGGCAAAGATGATGGCGCGTGGCGGGGCAGACGCTGTGGTGGCGGAAGGCATGGAGTCTGGCGGTCATATCGGATCGGCAACGACGATGACACTGGTACCACAGGTTGTGGATGCAGTGAGCATTCCGGTCATTGCAGCCGGCGGAATCGCAGACGGCAGAGGATTTGCGGCCGCTATGATGCTGGGGGCGGAAGCGGTCCAGATGGGGACACGCTTTGTTGTGGCAAAAGAATCCATTGTCCATGAAAATTATAAGAAAAAACTTATTGGAGCCAAAGATATTGATTCGGAAGTTACGGGCATGAGTCACGGGCATCCGGTTCGTCAGCTTCGCAATAATATGACGAGAGAATATCTGAAATTGGAGAAGTCCGGCGCTTCTTTTGAAGATCTGGAAAAACTTACGCTGGGATCTCTGCGCAAGGCAGTGGTAGAGGGCGATACGGTCAATGGTACTTTGATGGCAGGACAGATCGCGGGACTTGTAAAAAAAGAGCAGACATGCAGTGAAATGATCCGGGAGATCATGGCAGAGGCAGAGAAACTGCTGACACGGTAA
- the fabD gene encoding ACP S-malonyltransferase produces MGKTAFMFPGQGAQYVGMGKDFYDAVPVSREVFDLAGKASGLDVAALCFEENEKINITEYTQIAMLATEVAILRAVEEKGIKADVTAGLSLGEYGALAASGVMSDEDVFRIIRKRGIYMQEAVPTGGAMTAVLGLDAEVIEKICAETEGIVSIANYNCPGQIVITGQETSVAEAAQKLSEAGAKRCVPLKVSGPFHSQMLSGAGEKLGEALKDVEIREIGIPYIANVTADYVTDKGQVKDLLTKQVSSSVRWQQTIERMIADGVDTFIEIGPGKTLSGFMRKISRNVKTFNIEKLEDLEKLTL; encoded by the coding sequence ATGGGCAAGACAGCATTTATGTTCCCGGGGCAGGGAGCGCAGTATGTAGGGATGGGGAAAGACTTTTATGACGCAGTCCCCGTGAGCCGGGAAGTATTCGACCTGGCAGGGAAAGCAAGCGGGCTGGATGTGGCAGCCCTGTGCTTTGAGGAAAATGAGAAGATCAATATTACGGAATACACGCAGATCGCAATGCTGGCAACAGAGGTGGCGATATTGCGGGCCGTGGAAGAAAAAGGCATCAAAGCGGATGTGACCGCGGGTCTGAGCCTTGGAGAGTATGGAGCCCTGGCAGCAAGCGGTGTGATGAGTGATGAAGACGTATTCCGGATTATCAGAAAACGTGGTATTTATATGCAGGAGGCGGTTCCGACCGGAGGCGCTATGACGGCTGTGCTTGGTCTGGATGCGGAAGTCATCGAAAAGATCTGTGCGGAGACGGAAGGGATCGTATCGATTGCCAATTATAACTGCCCGGGCCAGATCGTGATCACCGGACAGGAGACGAGTGTTGCAGAAGCGGCGCAGAAGCTGTCGGAGGCAGGTGCAAAGCGCTGTGTACCGCTGAAAGTAAGCGGGCCGTTCCATTCACAGATGCTGAGCGGTGCGGGAGAAAAACTGGGCGAGGCGCTGAAGGACGTGGAGATCCGGGAGATCGGGATTCCATACATAGCAAATGTGACGGCGGATTACGTGACGGATAAAGGACAGGTAAAGGATCTGCTGACAAAACAGGTATCTTCTTCTGTCAGATGGCAGCAGACAATCGAGCGGATGATCGCAGACGGTGTGGACACCTTTATTGAGATCGGACCGGGAAAGACACTGTCTGGATTTATGAGAAAAATTAGCAGGAATGTAAAGACCTTCAATATAGAAAAATTAGAAGATTTGGAGAAATTAACGCTGTAA